The stretch of DNA TCCGCAATCTCCTTTGTGGTCACGAGAGCAGCCATGGGGAATCCATTGCCAATGCCCTTGCCATGGTCACGATATCAGGAACTACGTCATGGCCCTGAAAGCCCCAAAAGTGCTCTCCGGTGCGACCAAAGCCAGTTTGAACCTGACCACATTGAgagctgatttttttcttcccttttttgatAAAACTGCTGCATTTTCAGCTTACCTCGTCGGAAATGCATACTCCTCCCAAATCGCGGACCTTTTGGAAGGCTTTCTTCAGGTAACCCTTTGGGTATTGAACTGTTCCACACAACCTTGGATAGACTCGGCGAAGAATCCACCCAAACTCTTGCCCTTGGGAATAGAATGTACCAGAACGTCGTTCCAATTGCTCCAAGTATTGCTCTGAGGCAAGGCACTGTCCTTGAGGACAATCACATGTGCGGTCAATGTCCACGGGGAATCTCTACAGTTCTTGCCGCCAAAAAATCCCCTTGTAGGATCTGGATTCATCACATGATGGATCCCAAATTGGTTGGAACTTTGTAACTCCAAGGGGTGTGATCGGTCAAACCCATAGTGTACGGACTCATTCCTAAGCAAGTAGAAAAATAGACTTGGCATGGGTGTGTGGTAGGGTCACTGCAGCTCTCAAGTTTACACGTGATAACTGTTTCGGAATGAGAGCAAGTCGAAATTGCCAGTGTAGAGCCTGGCCATGTACATGCCATATCATTCGCCTCGGAACCGCTGTTCACAAAGTAGACGTTGGTC from Tigriopus californicus strain San Diego chromosome 3, Tcal_SD_v2.1, whole genome shotgun sequence encodes:
- the LOC131878178 gene encoding LOW QUALITY PROTEIN: alanine--glyoxylate aminotransferase 2, mitochondrial-like (The sequence of the model RefSeq protein was modified relative to this genomic sequence to represent the inferred CDS: inserted 1 base in 1 codon), encoding MALDHSGKRYLDLFGGIVTVSVGHCHPKVNQALKDQVDTLWHTTNIYLPPKIHEYAERLVATLPEPLTNVYFVNSGSEANDMACTWPGSTLAISTCSHSETVITCKLESCSDPTTHPCQRFPVDIDRTCDCPQGQCLASEQYLEQLERRSGTFYSQGQEFGWILRRVYPRLCGTVQYPKGYLKKAFQKVRDLGGVCISDEVQTGFGRTGEHFWGFQGHDVVPDIVTXGKGIGNGFPMAALVTTKEIADVMSQAIHFNTFGGNPMASAVGIAVLDALKEDRCQENSANVGTYFLKQLGISVANIRPSETFEEKVS